The DNA region TTCACTTCCGTCAGCGGATGGTTAGTGGGGACGCGCCTTTTGGATGGTGGCCTTACCTGGGCCCGCGAAACCGCCACCCGTCGCATTCAAATCCAGGTTCATATAGAGAGCCATATTCCCGGTGGATCCGTGTCGAGACCGATTGTTTAGGAAATCACGGATGTGCTGAACGATCAAGTCGATGGCCACTGAAAAGGAAAAGAGTGGGCAATTAGTTTACAGTCCATTTGGTTAAATTAAATCGTAATGCTGCACCATCGTAAGCATTGCAACTCAATGTGGAACAATCCACTTACCTTGCCGCTCCTCACGAGCTCCGCCGATCCAAGCGGTCTAGTCTAAGCCCAGGACTTATTCTAGCTCTAGTTAGTGGGATCTATTACCTAAACGCATCTAAGCTGGGCGGCATTTTCTGTTAATTGGTATGCTACTGTGTCTTGTGACTGAAGTAAGTGTGCTTTACAATAAACTGCTTGTGTACTTACTAAATGAAACACCGATTTATCTTCACGCCTTGATAGGCTAATCACTGACTTGCATTTGTATATTTGAGACTGCATTAAAGTGTTTAAGTGGGATTCGCGATTTGATAACACTAAAGTCGCAGATTCCGACTTCAAAGATGCCCGGTACTTGTGGTACTAGAAGCTAATTTTTAGTAACCCATTGAATTTCGGTTATTAATATTGCTTTAAAACTAATATATAGTTAGTTGTATTAAGTGGAACAATTCATAGGAACATCTATAAAGTATATGACCAAAATTTATGAGTTAAACGAATCAGTTAATTGAGTTTGCAAAGCTACTTAATTGCAAAGAAGTTAACACAATCTAGTCGGGagtttatacaaaatatttggaaaatccAAGAAAATGCTgcttataaaattaataaagttATTGCTTATACTAACATTCACAAACCAGAAATGGATAAGAGTAGTTTAAAAGTATCGGGCATCGGAATATAGATACAATAGTTATATGTGTAACATGTGTGGTTTGGTGAACAGAGTGCTTAAGTCCTCGGAAGAAAGCCAATTGGGGCTAGGCACCAGGGTTAAGTTTTAACTGTCGAATTTTGTATAACTTAAGACTGGAATCGAAAACGCTAGGTTGGGCTGGGTTATCTGGATGAACGGAAACGAGCTTACATACACACTACCATGTATTGTTGAACATATGCAAGAGTAGATACTAAAGATACTTTTCAATCTTAGAACTACGTTAATCGGTTACGATGAGAAGACCAAATGAGAAGCGATGCCGGCGCTCATTAATGGACATTTGCCTTAGTGTGATGCGCCGCCACGGGTTTCTATATCTGTCTTTAGCTTTTGgactttagtttttttggcaattagTAAAAGCTCAAGACGCGGCGCTAGGACGAGGAATTGGCCGCCTCAGAAGCGAGTTTATATTTGCGTTTAGTGATCTCGCTTCATGCTAGACGCCGCTACCCTGATTGTGTTGCTGTGCTGTGCGCTGTTGGTAGTGGCGAGAATCTCCCCGATATGGTGTACAATAAGATCAATGGCAACTGCAAGAGATACAATAAAACAACAggaacaaaacgaaaacaacgCAAAAATAGTAACGCAAGAGATACAATTAACAGAGATGACGGAAAAACAAATAGGGAGGAGAAATGTTGATTGGCATATagtacttatatatatatatatatatgtaaacaTCAAGCAGTCTGTGTGATAAGGGTGTGTTGTCCCCAGACGGATTAATAGAACCAGAAACAAAAGAACCATTGCTAAAACTATGGTTATAGGCAACCAACTCAACGAAACACTACAAACGCTTAATGTGTAAGAGTGTGTATTGTGGGCGCATAGAAAGTAAATTAAAGTGGATAGGAGTGTGGGTGCTGCTGCCTCACCTGTGTTGTCGGCGCCTCGTGGTATAATAACGTCAGCAAACTTTTTCGTCTGAAATGGGCAGGGTCTTGGTTATTAGTTACATTATATGGCACATGTAGTTTGGGTTAAACTTACGGGTGAGCAGAACTCCTCGAAAGCCGGCTTCACGAAGGTCATGTACTGGGTGAGCACAGCATCCAAATCCCGGCCACGCTCATTGATATCACGTGGCACTAAAAAAGGTTTGTTacaaagtttattttaaatcttGCATAGCCACGACTTACCTCTCCTGGCCAATCTGGTATCAGAGTCTGTGTCCACGAACAGCTTCATGTGGAACAGCTCGCGTATCTTGGGAAAGTAAAACACCAGGATGCCCTCGAACAAGACCACATCGGCTGGGTAGATAACCAGAACGTTTTCAAAGTCGCTAAAGGAAAAGCAAGTTATTATTAGAACTTATGAGATTATACTTCGGTAGATGGCTTCGTGTACCATACACTTTAAAGAACTAAGGCATCCACGTATGGTAAAACTCACAGCGAGTTGGTGCGGTAGTCGTAGCTGGGTATCTCCACTTTGTGGCCCTTCAGGATGTTCTGCAGCGTGCTGTACATGAGCTCCTCATTGAAGGCATCCGGATGATCGAAGTTGAAGAGGCCCTTCTGGGCCTTGGCCTTCTCGGCGGGCGTCAGTTCGCGGTAGAAGCTGTCCTGGCTGATGGACACCACCTGGCGCTGCGTGTGATCCATTTCCGCCTGGCCAAGTTGCTCCATGATCTTTTTGCACACCGTGGACTTGCCGCTGGCCGTACCGCCGGCCACGCCGATCAGGAACGGCGACTTGACCTCATCGTTGGCCGCTGCTCCGTCGCCATTTGGCAGTCGCAGCGTGTCGGCGTTCCTCAAATCCTGCATTTTTCTTTTACAATAGTAAAATCAAATGCTTTTACTTCACGCAACAGCTGATTACTTTCGAGATGGGATTTCCACTAAAATACTATCGGTATGTCGGGTATCGTACCCGCTAAGAGGCATGCTTATCGATACACCGGAAGTGCAGTGCTGCCACACAgtcaaaaattgcaaaaagaCGTTACTTTTTTCTGAAATAAGCTaatattaaaacttttgtgaATACAACTATTTGCCAAATTTTTTGACTGAGCAAATAGACAATGCCAAATCTACACATACATGGAACGCGATGACGCCGGCGCGTTGAgatttgaaaacaatttaccAGCGCATTGGAATTGGAAATATTTGCACAGCTTGGCTGTTTGTTTGAATGCCTGAGAATGCTTTTTTGTACCTGTATTTGCATAGTAACTGTTTCTGTATTAGCAATCTGctggcggtcatatgccagtGTCTTTTCAAAGCCCAACTATGAAGGCTGCTTTAGATCTCAGCCCGCTTAGTTGCTTTTACTGGCTTCTCCACAGTTTCTTTGTAATTTCTGTGATCAAATCCTGTCACGCGGTGCCCATTGTCGGAGGTCGGATCGTGTCAACCGTGGGCAGTACACTACACTACATTTTACCACTTAgaactttaatttaaagctccacttccacttaAAGGCGGCGCAAGTAAATATCCGTTCATGGTCTCATTGCAAGATGTAATCACGGGTAATACAACGAATGGAGTTTCCTATCAGCACTTCTGCGGTGGCAGCCTAATAAGCGATCGTTGGATTCTATCCGCAGCTCACTGCGTTTGGAGGAAGTAAGTTGGGATGCTCTAAATAAATTGACTATATCTAGTTTGCTCTATTTCAAGAAACATTCACAACATTGCCGCCTTTATTGGCTATGAGAATATTGAAAACATTGGGCAGCTGGAGCCATATGGTCTGGAGAGCGTCGAGTATATTTACTTTCAACCGTGCGTAATCACTTGAGTCAAGTTTAATACTCCCCTTTAAGGgagatttatattttaaagagaCTCTTTCCTGAAGAGTTTTCTATAACGTAATAGCAGAGTTTATCTTTTATGGCAGATCCAACTTTCGGAATGACATAGCTCTGCTTTATATGAAACGTCGATACTGGAGTGCTCCAGGAAATGGCTTGCAGTACGCCCAACTTCCCCCACATGGCATGAAACCGGACCAAAATGGTATGATTAATCAGCAACTCAACTGGGAGAGTGCGAGTCTAATCCTTATTTTGCATAGAATCCTGTCGTATCATTGGCTATGGAGCCACACAGCACGCTGGTCCTTGTCAAAAGAAACTTTTCGAGGCGGAAGTTCGCGTGATTGACAACCAAAAGTGCCGCGATATTATTGGACACATCTGGGCGCCACAGAATGGGGCAAATACGGTGTGTGCCTTGGGCAACAATCAGGACTCCTGTCAAGGGGATTCCGGGTAAGCTTTCTGGCTTCAGTATCCAACAAGCTTAATGCCTAATTAATTTTGTTCCAATTGAAAGCGGTCCTCTTATCTGTCCATATGGCGGTAAGGACTACATCTACGGCCTGGTGTCCCACGGACTCACCTGCGGCATCCAGGGCATGCCCAGCATCTATACGGTGACCAGACCCTACTACGATTGGGTCCAACTACTGATGCAGTCCTAGATCTCTGGCGAACACGTATAAATAGTATATTTATTATGCGAtatcaaacagaaaaaaacaattatgaATATTTACTTAAACAATGCAGGAATAGCAGAAACTAACAACTTACGCTTAATTACTGTAGGCATacctacatatacatatagctAGATTTATATTAGACTAACTAACCATTTTCACGACTTTGCTTATCAGTTCTGTCTTTTCTTTAGGGCAACCTCTAATGGTTTTCACAAAAGTGTTTTCTGATTgtaaaacatttgaaatagCGAAAGCTACAGCTGGAGGTACAGAAGTCTTGAGGTGTAATAGCTATTTTGGTATTCCTTAAAAAGTAGTTAATAAAATTCAAAGTGTTTCGATCTGCACTGCTGACACATGTAGTCgtggaaatggaaactaaCCTACTGCTTCTCGGCCGGCTCCGTGGGAGTGGAGGACGCACTGCTCTCCACTTTGTCGGAGAGCTTGCCCGTTCCCGTTTCCGGAAGTGTGAGAGTGAGTAGGCCAGCTACTAGAACGCAGCAGCCGCAAATCGTTGTTGGAATGTACCAGCCCAGAGCTCCCAGGACATCGACCACATACGGTGCCGATATGGAGCCCACATGGGCGAAGGTGGAGCAGGTGCCCAGCGCGGAGTTGCGTATCTGGGTGGGATACAGCTCGGCGGTGTAGAGCGTGACCACGGAGTAGGTGGCGCTAATGCCGAAGCGACCCAGCATGGCGAAGGCCACGATCCAGGTGGTGCTGCCGGCGGGCACAGCGAGGACCAGCAGCAAGGACACGCCCGTCCACATGAACAGGAACATGGTGGTGAGGCGGCGTCCCGTGAAGCGCAGCATTATCACTGGGACGAGATAGGAGGGTATGTCCACCAGACCGGTGCCTATGATGTACAGGTACCTGGACACCGATAGATTGGCGGCATTGAGAGCTGCATTGAGAGAAACATTGGATGATATAAAATAGATGTGCAAATCCTTATGGAGTAAACCCACCCGTCACATAGTAACTCAGCGAGGTGACGCAGAACATGAAGTAGGAGGCAAAGATCATCCTGCGCACCCGGCCATTGGCATACAGCTCAATGATGGACTTGAGCGGACCATTCTTCAGCTTCTGTCCAAGGGAGAAGCCCTCCACGGGCTCCAGCTGCAATGGTGAAATATTCCATGAGCACTCCACTTGGCAATCAGATGCACTGATCTCAGGGACTTTGCACTCACCGACTTCTTATCGCTGGCCACTTGAGATGGAGCTGCAGCGGCGGGCTGAACTTGGTAGTGGCTGGGCTGTCGGAAGAGAATCTTGTAGACGCGATCATATCTCTGGTTCGTGATCAGCCAGCGCGGTGACTCAACCATCAAGCTGTTGGAAAATATCCTCGTTTCAGGAGTGATTAATAGAATAAGGACTAGGATCACTCACTAGCAGTTTAGGATGAGTAGCAGCGAGGGAATGGTGAGGGCCAGTTGCAGATGCCTCCACGGTTGGATGAGGTAGCCCACAATGGCCAGGATAATCATGCCCACGGGATAGGAGGCTGAGAAGGCGATGGACATCCAGGAACGATGCTTCAAGCAGATGTTCTCCACAACTGAAACCAAACACACAAACTAATGAAAGAATTATGGAAATATAGTTACGAACTTACTCATGGTAAATGCGGGATAGAACAGACCGGAGGAGGCAGCTCCCAGGGCGAAACGTCCGGCCAGGAAGAGGCTGTACCAGGGCGAGAAGCTGCAGAAGAAGCTGCCCACGATGAAGAAGGCTGCGCCCAGGGTGAACGAGGTTTTGCGACCAAATCTGCAGGCAAACCAATCATCAGTTATCATCAGTAATCATCATAGCCAGAAGCTATTCCAAAACCCACTTGTCGGCCAGAATGCCAAAGGAGAAGGAACCGCAGAACTTGCCCAGCGAAATGGAAACCTGGGCGGAGGTGCGCTGTATGCTCCTATCACAGGTGAGATCCCAGTCCGCAACGAAAGTGCTCTCCGGATGGGCGAACTCATGTTGCCCCTTCACGCGGCAGGACACCTCCGCCGTCTGGGAAATCTGCGACAGATGACTGGTGTAGTTCCTGGCCGCCTCGTAGGACATCTTGGCCAGGTGGCCATAGTTCCAGTCCCACACGGTGCAGCCGCCCGAATCCAATCCCTCGCCCGCAATCTCACGCTTCTGGGCCAGCGTCCAGTTGGTGGCGTGCAGCTCCGGAATGCCGCACCACTGGTCATCGGGCAGGTGGCCCAGCAGAGTGTAGGAGGAGACATGGAATCCATTCAGTATGTTGGGGGTGACACACAGGAAGAAAATCGCCCTAATAAGGGGGAGATAAGTAAGTAAGGGTTGCACACGGTAATTTGTAAATTAGATAGTAGGTATATTTCACTTTGCTGCtaattgggttttgttttcgcaGTTACACTAACTCGCATCCGGATAAATTGTTTACAACACGCAACTCCAATCGAATTGGTGGCACATTGACACCGCTTGGCTAACTGCTCATCGgaatgcaaataataatatcagCGATCATCACACAACAACGTAGTCAAAACAAAGCTGTGAAGGTTGTGGGCGAAATATTCGTTAGTCTATctatatgtgtacatatgtatatgctgATCACATAATCAGTTAATGACAGTTTAAGATTCGCCAGAGAGCATATGTCTGCTGCGAACGTTAATCATTATACAAATCGGGCAACCGGAACGATGTGCGCAATATTTACATATCCATCCGATTTTCAGTTTCACGTGACTCCCCCACCTACTAAAAATCAAGTAAAGTTCCGCGACAAATCATCAGCATtcaagtcaagtcaagtcaagtcaagtcaCTGCCTAGTAGGACTTCCTCCAGTGAATCAGTTGAACGTCCTCTACGCCGAAGCTCAGAGATCATATCAGAGGCGAGTGGTTTCATGTCCCCGTAGCGATCTGGGTAATGGAACCGGTACTCGATCCCACATCGCCCGATTTCAATTCACAAGTGAGTGAGTGCCTTTTGCCTTATCAACTACGATTAAGCCGAGTGCAAATGTATTACTACACACACTGATAGGCCAGATTTCCGTGCTATATTTAAATGCCACACCGACGGGCACTCAAATGACCATTGGCCCCTCGATTggagctcctccagctggaTGAGTCTACAAATCCAGGGCTTCCTGGTGTTTCGCTCTATagcatacctcgttgagctgcgacaaaaaggtaaaaaaaaGCTAATTGATTTTAGTTTGAATTGCGCTGACTAGTTCATGGCTAAAAGGGGACTATAGCCTTTCAGAGCGCTCGATCAAGCagaaaaaccaattaaatcTGTATTAGTTAAGTCGGCGGAGAAAAGTGCACCACCCTGAGTAATGTCAACGAATTCTAAGCACTCAGCCTTCCAAAAGCTGGTTCACTGCATTCATTATGAACTGGGTCAAGTGGAACGTGATTCGAGCCGAGTGGCAAAGTGACTTCCTCAACTTCGATCGAATTATGGCAGCCATATGACTCCTCTCTATTCCCATTGATACGTATAAAGTCGCCAGAAGTTGTAACCCAAATTAACAGCTGCTCCCATTGTGCAGTTTTTACTATTAAGAATGGAATtgattttctcgcagtgtagcAACTTACCACACAAATGCGCCGCCACTGCCAACGACTTCCAGCTGCTTGGTGAGCAGATCCTTCATGCCTTCCTCGCTGATCACCTCGCGATTCTTCTCCGGATTCTCCTTGGATTGAGTCATGTTGGGTTACCAGCAGCTACTTGGGGTatgcaaaatgcgaaatgctgcagttgctgcagaTCCTGAAGACGATAATGATGTTGTATGAGGCAGACGAGTGACCCCACGCAAACGAATTGTGCAGATTGCTGCCACTGAACTTGAATTCCTTGGCTGTGCAATCTATTTTTGAATTCTGATGGTGGATTTGAATGCTGATACGAATCGGGCTTAGGAACCAAGTGTTTTAGATGCGATCCGGAATGCAGTGCATTCACTTTGGGCGCTCTTTGCTGGAGATAAGAGCTCGATCGttatatacttgtatataaCTTTCACTTTCGCCCTCGACTGCAGGTCGtcatatatatactttttatttatttatttattcttttttttttggggtgtCTGTGTGGTTGTTGCGGCTGTTTATCTATGTAGTTTCTATATTCTGGTTCTATTttctgtttatgttttttcaaTTGGTAATGCAGCACATGGGAGCGCTTCACTTTTGACGGACGGCGACACGTTTTTCTCGCTCTGCTTTTACTACGCGCTTGTTTTTCTTCTCGAACCGAATTTTTCCCAAGTTAAAATAAAcatcaaaatgaaattgaaatgatatatttttctattCACTGCCTTGTAGCTATGGGTTTTGGTGCTGCAGCGCGTTGCAGTTGCGTTCGCCTGCCGGTTTTCGCCGATCTTCGCTATCAACTACTTGTCGCCTCGGGAGCGTCTCACAAACTAAGCCCACGGGAGGCCGATCGCCGCGTTTTGTATGCCGCCGATCCGATCCGTTGGAGGATTGGGGGGCAGATGGAGGTGcagatggaggaggaggaggaggagcaggcaCTGGGGCGGTACTGACATCGCACTCGGTCAGTGCCTTAGTGCGCCGATTCGCTCTCAATCGTTCGGCTCTTTGGGATCCAAATGCGCGGACTTATGTTTCTTACATTTTGCGATTCTGGTGGCAGACATTAAgaacaaaatattataatattataaaaattgaaatcaCAGTCGTTGGGCGTCCAAAGAGAGAGCAATTCTTAGTGAATGTCAATAAGTGCGCAATCTACAAACAAACGCTGATTTTTTAAACAacaattgaatatttttgaaaacacagcAATTGTCGAAAATTGCGCGTTTTTGTGTGGCAGCTGTTGTCAAATTTCCAGAATTAGTATAAACGTATAATTAGAACTCAGATGTGGGCATTTGAAAATTCAATGATTATTTAGAGCTAATGCAATAATAACTGATTATTTCGCTTGGTCATCTCCTTAGCAATAATGTTATTAACCTTTTTAAGCTGCCAAAAAATGAtgttatttaaaattgaaaaacatgTCAAGCTGAAAATGCTTggttcataaataatttagcaCAATTTTCTACCAAAAAAAACGTTTTCACTCGGATTCCTCATTAAAAATGCGTAGCAGAACACGAAGGCATTTAAATACACTCCCGAACACTTGAAGATATGGCACAAATCGCACTCGTACTTGGAACCTCTCCCAAATCCATTCTCATAGACACCATGATACCATTACAATGCCCGAACCCCGCGATATATTTACATTAACAGGCCGTTTAGTGCTGTTGTCTCTGAATTTCAttaccattttcattttcccccaTTTGCTTTCTTGATATTATTCGAttattgtttacattttgtgtttttctgtttttgagtttttgtattttcgagTCGAAATTCCCAAagagcaaaaaggaaaaaaaagaggaaaaaagaGCGCACTTCTGAATGGCATCTTTGTATACTCGTACAATGTGAAAATAATGCCTACTCTCGTATTTTGATATTCTCCCGACTAGTTTGTGAATGAATCTGGGCATCTATctatatatgaaaatatagaGTTTGTAGTGAAAAACCAACTCGAACCGGAACTCTGAAACGCGGCGATGGCACAGAACCAGATCTCTACGCAGTGACCCCCACTATCGGGTGATTCGATTAAGGTTAACCCGCCTTATCAACTGCTCAGCTGGCCAAGAGCAATTGAGCTCAATCAGAAGTCGATCGACGTCAATATCTTAACTGCCTGCTAACCCTGCGCCAGAAGATACAGATTGGCATtgaaggggaaaggggaaaggggaaaggtTCGCATTGTGGGGCATATATACTCGTAATAACCCGTGCATTCcaattatgatttcctttGTTATCGCATTCTAATTTCAGCCTTGCCGCAATTGCTGCTCACTTGTTCACTTGGCTTAATTCGCTTCCCAGGCGCATTCTATTCATCTGTTAGTTAGCCGTACCTACTAACGGTTTTAGCCATAGTCTATACACACTATACACTCTAGTCTTAATTGGAGCTTCGCTTGATGGCTCGTGGGCGTGCCTCCATTAGCAA from Drosophila santomea strain STO CAGO 1482 chromosome 3R, Prin_Dsan_1.1, whole genome shotgun sequence includes:
- the LOC120453341 gene encoding elastase-1 isoform X1 encodes the protein MKAALDLSPLSCFYWLLHSFFVISVIKSCHAVPIVGGRIVSTVGSGASKYPFMVSLQDVITGNTTNGVSYQHFCGGSLISDRWILSAAHCVWRKNIHNIAAFIGYENIENIGQLEPYGLESVEYIYFQPSNFRNDIALLYMKRRYWSAPGNGLQYAQLPPHGMKPDQNESCRIIGYGATQHAGPCQKKLFEAEVRVIDNQKCRDIIGHIWAPQNGANTVCALGNNQDSCQGDSGGPLICPYGGKDYIYGLVSHGLTCGIQGMPSIYTVTRPYYDWVQLLMQS
- the LOC120452888 gene encoding uridine-cytidine kinase isoform X1, with product MQDLRNADTLRLPNGDGAAANDEVKSPFLIGVAGGTASGKSTVCKKIMEQLGQAEMDHTQRQVVSISQDSFYRELTPAEKAKAQKGLFNFDHPDAFNEELMYSTLQNILKGHKVEIPSYDYRTNSLDFENVLVIYPADVVLFEGILVFYFPKIRELFHMKLFVDTDSDTRLARRVPRDINERGRDLDAVLTQYMTFVKPAFEEFCSPTKKFADVIIPRGADNTVAIDLIVQHIRDFLNNRSRHGSTGNMALYMNLDLNATGGGFAGPDGSNLGTYNAIRRFSTICKELNMQGNYFFETNKNLPYH
- the LOC120453341 gene encoding elastase-1 isoform X2, giving the protein MKAALDLSPLSCFYWLLHSFFVISVIKSCHAVPIVGGRIVSTVGGASKYPFMVSLQDVITGNTTNGVSYQHFCGGSLISDRWILSAAHCVWRKNIHNIAAFIGYENIENIGQLEPYGLESVEYIYFQPSNFRNDIALLYMKRRYWSAPGNGLQYAQLPPHGMKPDQNESCRIIGYGATQHAGPCQKKLFEAEVRVIDNQKCRDIIGHIWAPQNGANTVCALGNNQDSCQGDSGGPLICPYGGKDYIYGLVSHGLTCGIQGMPSIYTVTRPYYDWVQLLMQS
- the LOC120453340 gene encoding organic cation transporter protein, giving the protein MTQSKENPEKNREVISEEGMKDLLTKQLEVVGSGGAFVWAIFFLCVTPNILNGFHVSSYTLLGHLPDDQWCGIPELHATNWTLAQKREIAGEGLDSGGCTVWDWNYGHLAKMSYEAARNYTSHLSQISQTAEVSCRVKGQHEFAHPESTFVADWDLTCDRSIQRTSAQVSISLGKFCGSFSFGILADKFGRKTSFTLGAAFFIVGSFFCSFSPWYSLFLAGRFALGAASSGLFYPAFTMIVENICLKHRSWMSIAFSASYPVGMIILAIVGYLIQPWRHLQLALTIPSLLLILNCYLMVESPRWLITNQRYDRVYKILFRQPSHYQVQPAAAAPSQVASDKKSLEPVEGFSLGQKLKNGPLKSIIELYANGRVRRMIFASYFMFCVTSLSYYVTALNAANLSVSRYLYIIGTGLVDIPSYLVPVIMLRFTGRRLTTMFLFMWTGVSLLLVLAVPAGSTTWIVAFAMLGRFGISATYSVVTLYTAELYPTQIRNSALGTCSTFAHVGSISAPYVVDVLGALGWYIPTTICGCCVLVAGLLTLTLPETGTGKLSDKVESSASSTPTEPAEKQ
- the LOC120453341 gene encoding elastase-1 isoform X3, giving the protein MVSLQDVITGNTTNGVSYQHFCGGSLISDRWILSAAHCVWRKNIHNIAAFIGYENIENIGQLEPYGLESVEYIYFQPSNFRNDIALLYMKRRYWSAPGNGLQYAQLPPHGMKPDQNESCRIIGYGATQHAGPCQKKLFEAEVRVIDNQKCRDIIGHIWAPQNGANTVCALGNNQDSCQGDSGGPLICPYGGKDYIYGLVSHGLTCGIQGMPSIYTVTRPYYDWVQLLMQS
- the LOC120452888 gene encoding uridine-cytidine kinase isoform X2 yields the protein MQDLRNADTLRLPNGDGAAANDEVKSPFLIGVAGGTASGKSTVCKKIMEQLGQAEMDHTQRQVVSISQDSFYRELTPAEKAKAQKGLFNFDHPDAFNEELMYSTLQNILKGHKVEIPSYDYRTNSLDFENVLVIYPADVVLFEGILVFYFPKIRELFHMKLFVDTDSDTRLARRVPRDINERGRDLDAVLTQYMTFVKPAFEEFCSPTKKFADVIIPRGADNTVAIDLIVHHIGEILATTNSAQHSNTIRVAASSMKRDH